CGTTGAGCTCCGGCAACGCGTCCCGCAGGTCCCCCAGGGTGAGTGTGACGCCCAGGGGCGCCAGGTTCCTTGCTGCCCATGCATGGGCGAACGGGCTGTATTCCACGGCGTGGACTTCAGCGGCGGGAACCTCGTGGGCGATGGAACCGGCGATGGCCCCGGATCCGGTGCCCAGGTCCACGATCCGGGGGTGCGCCATGCCTGTGACCCGGTCTATGACCAGTTGGACCACGGACTCCGTTTCGGGGCGCGGGATAAACACTCCGGGCCCGACGGCGAGTTCGAGGTACCGGAAGTGCGCCACTCCGGTGATGTGCTGCAGCGGGGTGCGCCGGGCCCGCTCGGCGACCAGCTCGGCGTAGCCCTCAGGCGCCGGCGAATCACCGAGCATCATGGCCCGGAGCCGCCCCAGCCCAACACCAAGCAGATGATCCGCGAGCAGTTCGGCGTCCACCCGCGGGCTCGGGACACCGGCGTCCCGGAGGATCGCGGTGGCCTCGCCGATGGCAGCCGCCAGTGACTGTTCCGCGCCGGTTGTCATATCCGTGCAGTTCCCGGCAGCCGACTAATCGCCGATGGCGTCCAGGCGGGCCTGTTCGTCCATCTCGATGGCGGACTGGATGACCGGTTCGAGGTCGCCGTTCATGACCTGGTCCAGGTTGTACGCCTTGTAGCCGGTGCGGTGGTCCGCGATGCGGTTTTCCGGGTAGTTGTAGGTGCGGATGCGCTCCGAACGGTCCATGGTGCGGATCTGGGACTTCCGCTGGGCCGAGTTCTCGGCGTCGATGATCTCCTGCTGGTGTGCCAGGATGCGGGCGCGGAGCACGCGCATGCCTGCTTCGCGGTTCTGCAGCTGGGATTTCTCATTCTGCATCGCCACCACGATGCCCGTGGGCAGGTGCGTGATGCGGACAGCGGAGTCCGTGGTGTTCACGGACTGGCCACCGGGGCCGGAGGAACGGTACACGTCGATCTTGAGGTCGTTCTGGTTGATGTCCAGCTCTTCGGGCTCGTCAACTTCCGGCAGGACCAGGACGCCGGCAGCGGACGTGTGGATCCGGCCCTGCGATTCGGTGACGGGCACGCGCTGCACGCGGTGGACGCCGCCTTCGAACTTGAGCCGCGCGTAGACGCCTTCCGCGGGGTCGTTTGAGTTCCCCTTGACGGCCATCTGGACATCCTTGTAACCGCCCAGGTCCGACTCGGTGGCGGAAATGAGTTCCGTCTTCCAGCCGCGGGATTCGGCGTACCGGGTGTACATCCGCAGGAGATCGCCGGCGAAGAGGGCCGCTTCGTCGCCACCTTCGCCGCCCTTGACCTCAAGGATCACGTTGCGGGCATCGTCAGGGTCGCGGGGAATCAAGAGCCTGCGCAGCTTGGCCGACGCGGTCTCCAGCGCCGCCTCCAGCTCGGGAACCTCGGCAGCAAATTCGGGGTCCTCGGCAGCCATCTCTTTGGCCGCAGCAAGGTCATCGCGGATGCCTTCCCACTTGTGGTACGCCTCCACAATGCCGTTCAGCTGAGCTGAGCGCCGCCCCAGCTTCCGTGCCAAGCGCTGGTCAGCGTAAACAGCAGGATCCCCCAGCTGCGCCTGGATAGCATCATGCTCATCTAGCAGGCCCTGTACGGACTCAAACATTTCACAACCTCTTTCGACTCTTACAAGTCTAGTTTCCCGGGACTTAACGACGAACCGCCCAAAGTGTGCCGACCAGGGGGTCGGCACACTTTGAGCGGTGAGCGCAGCTACTTGTCGTTATCCGACTTCGCACCAAGCGTCGTCTTCTGGACCTGCATCAGGAACTCAACGTTGCTCTGGGTCTCCCGGATCTTGTTGGTCAGAAGCTCAAGGCTCTGCTGCGTTTCGAGTCCGGAAAGGACGCGGCGCAGCTTCCACATGATCTTGACTTCCTCGGGCGAAAGCAGGTTCTCCTCGCGGCGGGTGCCGGACGCGTTGACGTCCACTGCCGGGAAGATGCGCTTGTCTGCCAGCTGGCGGGACAGGCGGAGTTCCATGTTGCCGGTGCCCTTGAACTCTTCGAAGATGACCTCGTCCATCTTGGAACCGGTCTCCACAAGGGCCGTTGCCAGGATGGTCAGTGAGCCGCCGTTTTCAATGTTGCGGGCTGCGCCGAAGAAGCGCTTGGGCGGGTACAGGGCTGCTGAGTCGACGCCACCGGACAGGATACGGCCCGAGGCCGGTGCTGCCAGGTTGTAGGCGCGGCCCAGTCGGGTCATCGAATCCAGGAGGACCACCACGTCCATGCCCATTTCCACCAGGCGCTTGGCGCGCTCGATGGACAGCTCGGCCACGGTGGTGTGGTCGTCGGCGGGACGGTCGAAGGTGGAGGCAATGACCTCGCCCTTGACGGTGCGCTGCATGTCCGTGACTTCTTCAGGACGTTCGTCAACGAGCACCATCATGAGGTGGACCTCAGGATTGTTGGTGGTGATGGCGTTGGCGATGGACTGCAGGATGAGTGTCTTGCCGGCCTTCGGCGGGGAGACGATCAGGCCGCGCTGGCCCTTGCCGATCGGGGCAACCAGGTCAATGACGCGGGGCCCGATCTTCTTGGGGTCGGTCTCGAGGCGCAGTCGCTCGGACGGGTACAGCGGGACCAGCTTGGCGAATTCAACGCGGTCCTTCAGTTCCTCCGGGGTCTTGCCGTTGACGGAGGTGACGCGGACCAGGGCGTTGAACTTCTGGCGGGCGGACTGCTGGCTGCGGTCTTCGCCTTCGCGCGGTGCCCGGATGGCGCCAACGACGGCGTCGCCCTTGCGCAGGTTGTACTTCTTGACCTGTGCCAGGGAGACGTAGACGTCATTCGGGCCCGGCAGGTAGCCCGAGGTACGGATGAACGCGTAGTTCTCCAGGACGTCCAGGATGCCGGCGACCGGCAGCAGGACATCGTCATCAGTGACCTCGACGTCGTCGACGTCCGGGCCCTGGGCACGGCCGCGACGGCGGTCGTTGCGGTCGCGGAAGCGGTCGTTGCGGGTGTTGTCCCGGCTGTCCTGGCCGCCGGAGCGGTCATTGCGGTCGTTGCGGTCCCGGCGGTTGCGACGATTGCGGCGGCTGCCGTTATCTGAATCGTCGTTGTCGCGTGAATTGTCGCGGTTGTCATCGCGCCGGGTACCCTCGCGCTGGCCGGCCTCGCGGCTGCCTGCGTTGTCGCGGCCGCCATCGGCGTTGTCGCGTGTGGTGGTCTCACGGGCTGCAGTGTCGCGGGCGTTGGCGTCGCGTCCACCGCGGGTGCGGCCGCTGTCCCGACGCTCGGTGCGCTGGCCATCGCCGGATTCAACACCCTGAGCCTCGGTGCGCGGGGTCTCCGAGCGCTGGGTTTCGGTGCGCTGGGCATCCGAGCGCTGAGTGTCCGAGCGCTGGGTTTCGGTGCGCTCGGCCTGGCGCGGTTCGGCGGCAGGCTGTTCGGCCGGCACTTCCGTGACGTCTGCGGCCTGCGGAGCCGTTGCCTGCGCGGCTGCTTCGCCGCGGCGGCGGTTGCGGGTACGCGGCTGGCGGCGTTCGGCTCCACCTTCGGCGGTTTCAGTCTCGGCAGGTGCGGCTGCCGGCGCTTCAGCGGGGGCGGAGGCCGGCGCTTCGGCGGGTGCAGCGGCGACCACACCGTCGCTCACTGCGCGGCGGCTGCGGCCGCGGCCACGTGCACGGGTTCCCTCGGCGGCCGGAGCCTCCGGGGTTTCGGTGCCGGCAGCCACCGGCGCAGCGGCGGCTACGTGGTTTTCAGAGGTTTTCTCGGCTGCCTTGGCCGGCGCCTTGGTGGCTGGTGTGCCTGCGCGGTGGGCGGAAATGGCCGTAACCAGGTCCCCCTTGCGCATCCGTGACCCACCGGAAATCCCCAACTGGCTGGCAAGTGCCTGCAGTTGGGCGAGCTTCAGGCCGGCGAGGCCGCTGCTCTTGGTGGGTGCGGCCGTTGACGATCCGGCTGCAGAAGTTGATGTGTCCACAGCTGAAGACAGCTCAGTGGTTTCGGTCACGAAGGATCCTTCCCCCTCGACGGCGTCCAGACTGGGAGCTGGACGCGATGATTTGATCTGGGCTGCAGTTCAGATCTGCAGCCGGGATTTTCGGCCTTGCCGGTTGGATTTCGGCCAGCAGGGCCGGATACTGATTCACCTCACGCACCGATTAATGACGGGGCGCTGGACTGACGCTTCAGGGGCAGACACTTCTTGCTGCAGATTCCTGCGACAGACCAAGCAGGCGACACCGGAAAATATTGCGCAGTAGACGACCAGATGCAACTGAAATGCAGTTGCGGATCAGATAGGCGGAATTACCGCCGGTGTAAATCCACCTTAGCACCTTCGACGTCCACTGCGAGCTTCAGCACGCGCCAGCCGATGCCCGGCGTGTTCTCAGACGTGAAGGATCCGATCAGTGCGAGGATTTCCGCGGCCTCAGCTTCGCCGTTGGCCAGGACCAGGACCGTGGGCCCGGCGCCGGAAACAACTGCTGCGTGGCCTGCACCGCGCAGTACCCGGATAAGCGCAGCGCTGGGGCGCATGGCCTCCGCCCGGTAGCTCTGGTGGAGGTAGTCCTCAGTACCGGCGAGCAGGAATTCCGGCTTCTGCGTCAGCGCATGGATCAGCAGGGCCGCCCGGCCGGAGTTCATGGCTGCGGCATGGTGGCCCACCGAGGCCGGCAGCAGCGCTCGGGCCGCTTCGGTGGACAGTTCAAAGTCCGGAACGGCCACAATGGGGATGACCGAATCCACCACGGTTGCGCAGGTGCTCCTGTACTGGTCACTGTCCTGCCATGACAGCGCGAGTCCGCCGAAAATCGCTGGCGCGACGTTGTCCGGATGGCCTTCCATTTCGCTGGTAAGCTGCAGGATCCAGTCGCGTCCGCGCTGCCCGGGCGCCGGCACCATGGCGTTGGCGGCGGACACTGCCGCCACCACTGCGGAGGCGGAAGAGCCCAGGCCGCGCCCGTGCGGATTGACGTTGGTTGCCGTGATCCGGAGGCCGCCGTGCCGGTAGCCGAGCCGGGAAAAGGCGGCTTCCATGGCCCGGACCACAAGGTGGCTGGCATCGCGGGGCAAGGTGTCCGCACCCTCGCCGCTGAGCTCGAACAGGAGCTCGTCGGTCTCCAGGCTTTCCACCGTCAGGGTGTCGTGCAGTGCCAGGGCCAGGCCCAGGCTGTCATAGCCCGGACCGAGGTTGGCGCTGGTGGCGGGGACCCTGACGGTGACCCGTTGCCCTGCCTCAATGAGGGGCAGGGCAACGGTAGTGGGCGCGGTGGTTTCCAAGGCTACTTTTCTTCCAGTCCCAGTGCAGCTGCAACGGTGACAACATCGTTGGAGACCTTGACCGGCTGTACCTCACTGCCGTCTTCGGTGCGCAGGGCCCACTGGGGATCCTTGAGGCCGTGGCCCGTCACGGTGATGACAATGGTCTTGCCGGACGGTACTTCGCCGGCGGCGTGCTTCTTCAGGAGGCCCGCCACCCCCGCTGCTGAGCCCGGTTCCACAAAAACGCCCTCCCGGGCGGACAGCCAGCGGTGCGCATCCAGGATCTGCTCGTCGGTCACGGCGTCGATGAAGCCGCCGGACTCGTCGCGGGCCGCAATGGCGCCGTCCCAGGAAGCAGGATTGCCGATCCGGATGGCAGTGGCGATGGTGTCCGGTTCCGTAATGGGGTGGCCGGCTACGAACGGAGCCGCGCCGGCAGCCTGGAAGCCCCACATCTGCGGGGTTTTGGTGGACACGGGCGCCAGCGTGCCGGCCGTAGCCGACTCGAACGGGGCCGAGTACTCCTTGTAGCCCTTCCAGTAGGCCGTGATGTTGCCGGCGTTTCCGACCGGCAGGACGTGGATGTCCGGGGCGTCACCGAGGGAGTCCACGATCTCGAAGGCACCGGTCTTCTGGCCCTGGATACGGGCAGGATTGACCGAGTTGACCAGGAACACCGGGTAGGACTCCCCCAGCTTCCGGGCGATGTCCAGGCAGTTGTCGAAGTTGCCGTCCACCTGCAGCAGCGTGGCGCCGTGCGCGATGGCCTGGCTCAGCTTGCCCATGGAGATCTTGCCTTCGGGGACCAGCACAGCGCACTTCAGGCCGGCGGCCGTGGCGTAGGCGGCGGCCGAAGCGGAAGTGTTGCCGGTGGAGGCACAGACCACGGCCTTGGCGCCGGATTCAACGGCGGCGGTCATGGCCATGGTCATGCCGCGGTCCTTGAACGAGCCGGTGGGGTTCATGCCCTCGACCTTCAGGTACACGGTGGAACCGGTCAGTTCGGACAGCTTCTGCGCGTGGACCAGCGGAGTGCCGCCTTCGCCCAGGGTGATGACCCGGGTGGATTCCGTCACGGGCAGACGGTCAGCGTATTCGCGGATAACGCCGCGCCATTGGTGAGCCACTTAGACTCCTTCTACCCGCAGAACGGATGTCACTGAATTGATAACGTCCAGGCCCTTCACGGCCTCGACGGTGGCTGCAAGGGCAGCCTCGGACGCGCGGTGCGTGACAATCCGCAGTTCGGCCGACTCCGTGCTGGAGCCGGCTTCCTTGTGGATGGTCTGCCGCATGATTTCGATGGACACACCGTGCTCCGCGAAAAGCTTGGCAATGCGGGCCAGGACACCGGGCTGATCGGCCACGTCCAGGCCGATGTAGTAACTGGTGATGGCCGCATCAATGGGAAGTGCCGGAACGTGCCCGGTGGTGGTCTCGGTCCGCTGGGGACCGCCCAGCACCAGGCGGCGGGCCGCGGACACCAGGTCACCCAGGACGGCAGACGCCGTGGGGGTGCCACCGGCGCCCTGGCCGTAGAACATCAGTTCTCCGGCGTTTTCGGCCTCGATGAACACCGCGTTGAACGCTCCGCGGACGGCGGCCAAAGGGTGCTCCCGCGGGAGCAGCGTGGGGTGCACGCGCACCGAAACGCCTTCGCCGCCGCCTGTTTCCGTGCCTGCGGCCGGGAGTTTTTCGGCGATGGCCAGCAGCTTGATGACAAAACCGGCGTCCTTGGCCGCGGCGATGTCCGCGGCGGTGACGGAGGTGATGCCTTCAGAGTGGACGTTTTCGAGGGCAAACCGGGTGTGGAAGGACAGGGTGGCGAGGATCGCGGCCTTGGCCGCTGCGTCGTGGCCCTCGATGTCCGCCGTGGGGTCCGCTTCGGCGTAGCCAAGCCGCTGGGCTTCAGCGAGGGCATCGGCGAACTGGGCACCGGTGGAATCCATCTGGTCGAGGATGAAGTTGGTGGTTCCGTTGACGATGCCCATCACCTTGGTGATCCGGTCCCCGGACAGGCTGTCGCGGATGGGGCGCAGGATGGGGATGGCACCGGCCACCGCCGCTTCGTAGGACAGCTGCACGCCGGCTTTGTCGGCCTCTTCGTAGAGGGTAGGGCCGTCCTGGGCCAGCAGCGCCTTGTTGCCGGTGACCACGCAAGCGCCGTTCTGCAGCGCGGAGAGGATCAGGGTGCGGGCCGGCTCGATGCCGCCCATCAGTTCGATGACCAGGTCCGCGTCTTTGACCAGGGTCTCGGCGTCCGTGGTGAACAGTTCCGGCGGCAGCTCAACGTCGCGCGGTGCGTTCACGTTGCGCACGGCGATACCGCTGAGCTGAAGGCGGGCGCCGGTGCGGGCAGCAAGGGTGTCGGCGTCCTCAATGAGAATCCGCGCAACCTGGGCCCCAACGTTGCCACAGCCCAGGAGGGCTACTTTCAGGGTTCGCAATTCAGTCATTCAGACTCCCATGTCGCGGTTGAGCAGATCTTGTTCGGTTTCCCCGCGGACAATCAGCCGGGCAGATCCGTCGCGCACCGCGACAACGCCCGGCCGGGCCAGATAGTTGTAGTTGCTCGAGAGGGCCCAGCAGTAGGCGCCGGTTCCCGGTACAGCAAGCAGATCACCGGCTGCCACGTCCTCGGGCAGATATACATCTCTAACAACTATGTCGCCGCTCTCGCAATGTTTGCCCACTACGCGGGACAGCTGCGCCGCCGCGTCCGAGGTGCGCGAGGCGAGAACAGCCGAATAATCCGCGTCGTACAGCACCGGCCGGGCGTTATCGCTCATGCCGCCGTCAACTGACACATACCGGCGCGGGTGCGTAACGTTTTCCAGCAGGTTGGCGGTTGTTTGGGCTGTCCCGGCTGTTCCAACGGCGGGCGCGTCCACGCGAACCGTCTTCAGGGTCCCCACCTCGTACAGCGTGAAGGTGGTGCTGCCCACAATCGCGCGGCCCGGCTCAATGGAAATCCGCGGGGAGGTGATACCCAGGTCTGCGCACGTGGAACGCACGACGGCGGCCATCGCCTCCGCGATCTCGGCTGCGGGCCGGGGGGTGTCCACCGGGGTGTAGGCAATGCCGTACCCGCCGCCCAGGTCCAGTTCGGGCATCACGATGGAGTACTTTTCCTGCATGGCGGCAAGGAAGCGAAGGAGCTTCTCGGCTGCCAGGGCAAAGCCGTCGGGCTCGAAAATCTGGGAACCGATGTGGCAGTGCAGCCCGAGAAGGTCGATGCCTGGGTAGTTGGTTGCGGCCGCCACGGCTTCTTCCGCCGCGGACAGACCTGCCTGCTCGGTGGTGTCCTCCGCCATGGAGAGGCCGAACTTCTGGTCCTCGTGGGCGGTGGCGATGAACTCGTGGGTGTGGGCGTGCACGCCGGGAGTCAGCCGCAGCATGACTTTGGCCTGCTCCCCGCGGTTTTCCGCGATCCTGGCGACGCGCTGGAGTTCGTCCAGGCTGTCCACCACGATTCGGCCGAGCTTCATGTCCAGGGCCCGGTGAATTTCGGCGTCGGACTTGTTGTTTCCATGCAGGGCCACGTCCGCGCCGGGGATGCCGGCCCGTGCAGCGACTGCCAGTTCCCCGCCGGAGGCGGTGTCCAGCCGCAGGCCTTCCTCCTCGACCCACCGCACCACGGCGGTGCAGAGGAAGGACTTCCCGGCGTAGTAGACGTCCACTCCCCCGCAGATGTCAGCGAAGGCGTTGTTGAACGCGTCGCTGAAGGAGCGGGCACGCTCCCGGAAATCGGTCTCGCTCAGCACAAAGAGCGGCGTTCCGTACTGCCTTTTGAGCTCGCTGACCGGGATGCCGTCAATGGCGAGTTCGCCGTCGCCGTTCCGGTCAACGTCACCGGCCCACAGCGGCTGATGCAGGACGTTCAGATCAGCCGGAACGGCGAGCCAATCAGGGGCCAGCGGGGAGGCGGCCTGGTGGTTGGTTTTTGGCACTGCCATCACATCCGTTCCGGTGCGGAGACGCCAAGGAGGTCCAGTCCGTTGGCCAGGACCTGGCTGGTGGCATCGTTGAGCCACAAACGGGTGCGGTTGACGTCGGTGACCGGCTCGTCGCCCATGGGGGCGATGCGGCAGGCGTCATACCAGCGGTGGTAGGCGCCGGCGATGACCTCAAGGTGGCGGGCGATGCGGTGCGGCTCGCGCAGTTCGGCGGCCTTGGCCACAATGGAGGGGTAGCTGCCCAGGTAGGAGAGCAGTTCGTTTTCGGTGGCGTGGTCCAGCAGGGAGGCCTCAAAGGCGCTCCGGTCAACGCCGGCGGCCACGGCGTTCCGTGCCGCGCCGCGGGTACGGGCGTGGGCGTACTGCACGTAGAACACCGGGTTCTCGTTGCTGTGCTTCTTGAGCAGGTCCGGGTCCAGGGTCAGCGGGGAATCCGCCGGGAAACGGGCCAGCGAGTAGCGGACCGCGTCCTTGCCAAGCCAGTCGATGAGGTCCTTGAGCTCGATGATATTGCCTGCACGTTTGGACAACTTGGCGCCGTTGACGGAGACCAGCTGGCCGATCAGGACCTCGATGTTGACCTCGGGGTCATCTCCGGCGGCCGCCGCAATGGCCTTGAGCCGGTTGATGTAGCCGTGATGGTCCGCACCGAGGAGGTAGATCTTCTCGGTGAAGCCGCGGTCCTTCTTGGACAGGTAATAGGCGGCATCAGCCGCGAAGTAGGTGGGCTCGCCGTTGGCGCGGATCATGACCCGGTCCTTGTCATCGCCAAAGTCCGTGGTGCGCAGCCACACCGCACCGCCGTCGTCGAACACGTGGCCCTGCTCGCGCAGGCGCGCAACGGCACTTTCGATGGCGCCGGCGTCGTGCAGTTCCTGCTCGGAGAAGAACACGTCGAATTCGACGCCGAAATCCGCGAGCGTGGCCTGGATGTCCTTCATCTGGGCCTCGTAGGCCGCGGCGCGGATCACGGGGATCGCCGCAACCTCGGTCAGTTCACGGATGTCCGGGTGTTCGCTGAGTACCTCGTGGCCGAGGTCCGCGATGTACTGGCCGGGGTAGCCGCCGTCGGGCACGGGTAGGCCGTGGAGCCGGTTGTAGACCGACTGGGCGAAGGTGTTCATCTGCGTGCCGGCGTCGTTGATGTAGTACTCGGCGGTGACCTCGGCGCCGGATGCGCGGAGGACCCGCGCGATGGCGTCGCCCAGGGCTGCCCAGCGGGTATGGCCGATATGCAGGGGCCCGGTGGGGTTGGCGGACACGAATTCCATGTTGACGGTATGGCCGGCGAGCGCGGTGTTGGTGCCGTACTCCGGACCGGCTTCCACGATGGCCTTCGCCAGGGCCCCCGCGGCCGCAGCGTCCACGGTGATGTTCAGGAAGCCCGGACCCGCGATGTCCACCGCAGAAACGCCGTTGATGGTCTTGAGCCGGGCACTCAAAATGGTGGCGAACTCGCGTGGATTGGTGCCGGCCTGCTTGGACAGTTGCAGGGCGATATTGGTGGCCCAGTCACCGTGATCCCGGTTCTTTGGTCGCTCCACCCGCACCTCGGCAGGAACTGCAGACGCGGAAAGCCCGATTTCGCCGGCAGCGACGGCATCTTTCAGGCAGGCGGATATGGCGAGGGAGAGTTCTTCGGGAGTCACCCCTCTAGCCTACCGGCGCCCGCCACGTGGAGGAATTTGAGCCATGACGGGTGACTTGGGGTCCCAGCCGGCGGACCGGCTCAACTGAGCCAGCCTCGCGGCTGGCTCTCAGCGTGAACCATTACGCTGAATCCGACGTTGAGTACACCGTAAGCACCCAGCCCACGAAACGAGCCCCATCATGAGACCGTCAGTCCGCAAGAGTGTTTTCGCCGGCCTGGCCGGCCTGTCCCTCGTCGGAACCGTGGCCGGCTGCGCGCCCACGGCAACCCAAGGGGCAACGCCGCCGTCCGCCAACGACAGTTCCGCGGGCGAAAGCACCCCGTCCGGGACCTCGTCCTCCCTGGCCGGCAGCGGGTCCGCTTATAAAGACGGGACGTACAACGCCGATGGCACCTATGTGTCCCCGAACGGCACCGAAACGGTGGGCGTGGAATTAATGCTTGCCGCCGGGACGGTCAAGGCGGTCAACATCACCCAGCACCCCTCCAACCCGAACACCCGCAAGTTCCAGGGCGAGTTCGCCGGCGGAATCGCCGCCCAGGTGGTGGGCAGGAACATTGACCAGCTGAAGGTGTCCAAGGTTGCCGGCTCGTCCCTGACCAGCGGCGGGTTCAACCAGGCGGTAGAGAAGATCAAGGCAGAGGCCCGCTAGGCCGTGCCGCAGCCCGGCTGGGAGGAGTTCCGCTTCGACGGGATCGGCACCCGTTGGGAAGTAGCCACGCCCCGGCCTCTTTCGGCGGGTGTCCGGGCACGGCTCCTCGCCGTGGTGGAAGCGTACGACGGCGCGTGGTCACGGTTCCGTCCGGATTCCACCGCCAGCGCCATGGCACGTGAGCCGGGGCGGCATGAGTTTCCGCCGGAGGCTGCACCGCTCGGGCAGCTATACCGCTCCCTGTACCGCCTCTCAGCCGGGGCGATGACGCCGCTGATCGGCAGCAGCCTTGAGCAGCTGGGCTACGACGGCGACTACTCACTGCGGCCGGCGGGCCCTCCCCTGGCGGCGCCCCGCTGGGAGGATGCCCTGGACTGGGACGGTTCAGTCCTCACGAACCGTGCGCCCGTGGGCCT
The window above is part of the Pseudarthrobacter sp. IC2-21 genome. Proteins encoded here:
- the prfA gene encoding peptide chain release factor 1; amino-acid sequence: MFESVQGLLDEHDAIQAQLGDPAVYADQRLARKLGRRSAQLNGIVEAYHKWEGIRDDLAAAKEMAAEDPEFAAEVPELEAALETASAKLRRLLIPRDPDDARNVILEVKGGEGGDEAALFAGDLLRMYTRYAESRGWKTELISATESDLGGYKDVQMAVKGNSNDPAEGVYARLKFEGGVHRVQRVPVTESQGRIHTSAAGVLVLPEVDEPEELDINQNDLKIDVYRSSGPGGQSVNTTDSAVRITHLPTGIVVAMQNEKSQLQNREAGMRVLRARILAHQQEIIDAENSAQRKSQIRTMDRSERIRTYNYPENRIADHRTGYKAYNLDQVMNGDLEPVIQSAIEMDEQARLDAIGD
- the thrC gene encoding threonine synthase — its product is MAHQWRGVIREYADRLPVTESTRVITLGEGGTPLVHAQKLSELTGSTVYLKVEGMNPTGSFKDRGMTMAMTAAVESGAKAVVCASTGNTSASAAAYATAAGLKCAVLVPEGKISMGKLSQAIAHGATLLQVDGNFDNCLDIARKLGESYPVFLVNSVNPARIQGQKTGAFEIVDSLGDAPDIHVLPVGNAGNITAYWKGYKEYSAPFESATAGTLAPVSTKTPQMWGFQAAGAAPFVAGHPITEPDTIATAIRIGNPASWDGAIAARDESGGFIDAVTDEQILDAHRWLSAREGVFVEPGSAAGVAGLLKKHAAGEVPSGKTIVITVTGHGLKDPQWALRTEDGSEVQPVKVSNDVVTVAAALGLEEK
- the lysA gene encoding diaminopimelate decarboxylase; the protein is MAVPKTNHQAASPLAPDWLAVPADLNVLHQPLWAGDVDRNGDGELAIDGIPVSELKRQYGTPLFVLSETDFRERARSFSDAFNNAFADICGGVDVYYAGKSFLCTAVVRWVEEEGLRLDTASGGELAVAARAGIPGADVALHGNNKSDAEIHRALDMKLGRIVVDSLDELQRVARIAENRGEQAKVMLRLTPGVHAHTHEFIATAHEDQKFGLSMAEDTTEQAGLSAAEEAVAAATNYPGIDLLGLHCHIGSQIFEPDGFALAAEKLLRFLAAMQEKYSIVMPELDLGGGYGIAYTPVDTPRPAAEIAEAMAAVVRSTCADLGITSPRISIEPGRAIVGSTTFTLYEVGTLKTVRVDAPAVGTAGTAQTTANLLENVTHPRRYVSVDGGMSDNARPVLYDADYSAVLASRTSDAAAQLSRVVGKHCESGDIVVRDVYLPEDVAAGDLLAVPGTGAYCWALSSNYNYLARPGVVAVRDGSARLIVRGETEQDLLNRDMGV
- the rho gene encoding transcription termination factor Rho, producing the protein MTETTELSSAVDTSTSAAGSSTAAPTKSSGLAGLKLAQLQALASQLGISGGSRMRKGDLVTAISAHRAGTPATKAPAKAAEKTSENHVAAAAPVAAGTETPEAPAAEGTRARGRGRSRRAVSDGVVAAAPAEAPASAPAEAPAAAPAETETAEGGAERRQPRTRNRRRGEAAAQATAPQAADVTEVPAEQPAAEPRQAERTETQRSDTQRSDAQRTETQRSETPRTEAQGVESGDGQRTERRDSGRTRGGRDANARDTAARETTTRDNADGGRDNAGSREAGQREGTRRDDNRDNSRDNDDSDNGSRRNRRNRRDRNDRNDRSGGQDSRDNTRNDRFRDRNDRRRGRAQGPDVDDVEVTDDDVLLPVAGILDVLENYAFIRTSGYLPGPNDVYVSLAQVKKYNLRKGDAVVGAIRAPREGEDRSQQSARQKFNALVRVTSVNGKTPEELKDRVEFAKLVPLYPSERLRLETDPKKIGPRVIDLVAPIGKGQRGLIVSPPKAGKTLILQSIANAITTNNPEVHLMMVLVDERPEEVTDMQRTVKGEVIASTFDRPADDHTTVAELSIERAKRLVEMGMDVVVLLDSMTRLGRAYNLAAPASGRILSGGVDSAALYPPKRFFGAARNIENGGSLTILATALVETGSKMDEVIFEEFKGTGNMELRLSRQLADKRIFPAVDVNASGTRREENLLSPEEVKIMWKLRRVLSGLETQQSLELLTNKIRETQSNVEFLMQVQKTTLGAKSDNDK
- a CDS encoding homoserine dehydrogenase codes for the protein MTELRTLKVALLGCGNVGAQVARILIEDADTLAARTGARLQLSGIAVRNVNAPRDVELPPELFTTDAETLVKDADLVIELMGGIEPARTLILSALQNGACVVTGNKALLAQDGPTLYEEADKAGVQLSYEAAVAGAIPILRPIRDSLSGDRITKVMGIVNGTTNFILDQMDSTGAQFADALAEAQRLGYAEADPTADIEGHDAAAKAAILATLSFHTRFALENVHSEGITSVTAADIAAAKDAGFVIKLLAIAEKLPAAGTETGGGEGVSVRVHPTLLPREHPLAAVRGAFNAVFIEAENAGELMFYGQGAGGTPTASAVLGDLVSAARRLVLGGPQRTETTTGHVPALPIDAAITSYYIGLDVADQPGVLARIAKLFAEHGVSIEIMRQTIHKEAGSSTESAELRIVTHRASEAALAATVEAVKGLDVINSVTSVLRVEGV
- the thrB gene encoding homoserine kinase, which codes for METTAPTTVALPLIEAGQRVTVRVPATSANLGPGYDSLGLALALHDTLTVESLETDELLFELSGEGADTLPRDASHLVVRAMEAAFSRLGYRHGGLRITATNVNPHGRGLGSSASAVVAAVSAANAMVPAPGQRGRDWILQLTSEMEGHPDNVAPAIFGGLALSWQDSDQYRSTCATVVDSVIPIVAVPDFELSTEAARALLPASVGHHAAAMNSGRAALLIHALTQKPEFLLAGTEDYLHQSYRAEAMRPSAALIRVLRGAGHAAVVSGAGPTVLVLANGEAEAAEILALIGSFTSENTPGIGWRVLKLAVDVEGAKVDLHRR
- the prmC gene encoding peptide chain release factor N(5)-glutamine methyltransferase, with amino-acid sequence MTTGAEQSLAAAIGEATAILRDAGVPSPRVDAELLADHLLGVGLGRLRAMMLGDSPAPEGYAELVAERARRTPLQHITGVAHFRYLELAVGPGVFIPRPETESVVQLVIDRVTGMAHPRIVDLGTGSGAIAGSIAHEVPAAEVHAVEYSPFAHAWAARNLAPLGVTLTLGDLRDALPELNGTFDVVVSNPPYIPAEAIPNEPEVALHDPPEALYGGGADGMELPTAAAASAARLLVPGGYFVMEHAEVQAAWIVRMMERAGAWTEITTHLDLNGRERATSAVLAGPRHD
- the argS gene encoding arginine--tRNA ligase, giving the protein MTPEELSLAISACLKDAVAAGEIGLSASAVPAEVRVERPKNRDHGDWATNIALQLSKQAGTNPREFATILSARLKTINGVSAVDIAGPGFLNITVDAAAAGALAKAIVEAGPEYGTNTALAGHTVNMEFVSANPTGPLHIGHTRWAALGDAIARVLRASGAEVTAEYYINDAGTQMNTFAQSVYNRLHGLPVPDGGYPGQYIADLGHEVLSEHPDIRELTEVAAIPVIRAAAYEAQMKDIQATLADFGVEFDVFFSEQELHDAGAIESAVARLREQGHVFDDGGAVWLRTTDFGDDKDRVMIRANGEPTYFAADAAYYLSKKDRGFTEKIYLLGADHHGYINRLKAIAAAAGDDPEVNIEVLIGQLVSVNGAKLSKRAGNIIELKDLIDWLGKDAVRYSLARFPADSPLTLDPDLLKKHSNENPVFYVQYAHARTRGAARNAVAAGVDRSAFEASLLDHATENELLSYLGSYPSIVAKAAELREPHRIARHLEVIAGAYHRWYDACRIAPMGDEPVTDVNRTRLWLNDATSQVLANGLDLLGVSAPERM